The Virgibacillus sp. SK37 region AGTCCATAATAGAGGGTGTTCCCGCCAAATGAGTCCATTACAGCACCGCCGACTAACGAACCGACGATTCCTGATACTCCGAAAAAGGTAGCAAAGAAAACAAGATGTCCTGTCGACTGAAGCAAACGTGGGATTAGCCTTGTCACATAATCAAAGGCTGCTGTGTAGAAAATACCAAATGTTAACCCATGCAGAAATTGTAATGCAATAATATAGCCAGGATCAGTAGCCGCAGCATAGAAGAACCAGCGGATCGTGTAAAGAATTCCTGCGATAATAACAAATATCAGAGAATGATATTTTCTAAACCAGAAACCGGCTGTAGCAAATACTAATGCTTCAGTTAGTACACCAACAAACCAGGCGACACCAACCAATCCTTCACTACCTCCAAGCTGTGCAATATATAGTCCAATAAAGCTATCATTCGCCCTGTGCGAAATAGTGATGAAGATCATACAAACTAGAAAGATGATAAAAGGTTTGTTTTTTACCAAAACCATTACATCTTGGATGCGGATAGGATCTGATTCCACTTTGGCATCTGTTAGGCGGAAGGTAACAAGAAAGGCAAGAAACCCGAAACAAAGAAATGGAATGATCATATATTGAATCCCAACCCTTGTTAGCACTTCGCCGATTACCAAAGAGGATACGGCAAAACCAACAGATCCCCACATTCGAATAGTACCAAATGATATCTTCATATCATCTGCGCGACGCTGTGCAAGACTGTCACCTAGTGCCCCGATCGGTGTAACGAAAAAGTAGAAAACCGCACCCATCAGCAAAATACCGACTAATGTTTCCATTTGGAAAAATATAACACTAAAAATTAACAGACCGCAAATACATAGTTGGATAATACGTTTTACTGTTTTATATTTATCACTTAAATATCCCCAAAAAGGTTGCGCAAATATAGATGCCAATGGACCAATTGCCAGTACCCAGCCAATTTCAGTACCATTAAGCCCTTTGTATTTCAGATATAACGGCAGATAGCTAAGTATTATTGTATTGGTAGCATGAAAGCAAAAAAGAAGCATTTTCAAAGGTGTTAATGAATTGCTATTTGTCAAAGTCGTCTCCCCTATCTTTATATGTCTAAATCGTTATTATACTACTCTTTCAGTTGAAAACAACTCTTCATGATAAAAAACTCCCAACAATGGTAGGGAGTTTTTTACAAATCAATCTTCCCAGGTGAGCTTGATGAATTCATCTCTACCTGATTTTTTTCGATCTTCTTTATATTCATCTACATTCTTCTTATAATAATCCTGATGATATTCTTCAGCAGGATAAAATCTCTGTGCTGGAAGTATTTGTGTAACAATCGGCTTGGAGAATTTGCCACTATCCTGTAACTGCTGCTTGGATTTTTCAGCAGCAGGTAATTGGTCTTCCGTATGATAGAAAATGGCTGTACGATAGGAATCGCCGCGATCATGAAATTGTCCACCATCATCGGTTGGATCGATTTGTTGCCAATAGACTTCAAGAATCTTATCATAAGAAATGATTTCAGGATTATATGTAATTTCTACGGCCTCGAAATGTCCCGTGTTACCAGCTTTTACTTGCTCGTATGTGGGGTTTTCTATATGTCCTCCCGTATAGCCAGACACAACTTGTTCCACACCGTCCCATTGATCAAAAGGTTTAACCATACACCAGAAACATCCGCCGGCAAATGTCGCTTTTTTATATATAGCCATTTCTTTTCCCTCATTTTATAGTAGAATATAGTAACTATATCATAATTTGAAAGTTGGTGACACAGTGGAAGAACCTCATGTACATAAAATTTTCACAGGTAAAGTGAAGAGGATGGGCACAGAAAATGCCAGTAATCCAATGGAAAGACCTTGGGAAAGCGGGATGTTCAAGCAAGCAGTAGAA contains the following coding sequences:
- a CDS encoding MFS transporter, yielding MTNSNSLTPLKMLLFCFHATNTIILSYLPLYLKYKGLNGTEIGWVLAIGPLASIFAQPFWGYLSDKYKTVKRIIQLCICGLLIFSVIFFQMETLVGILLMGAVFYFFVTPIGALGDSLAQRRADDMKISFGTIRMWGSVGFAVSSLVIGEVLTRVGIQYMIIPFLCFGFLAFLVTFRLTDAKVESDPIRIQDVMVLVKNKPFIIFLVCMIFITISHRANDSFIGLYIAQLGGSEGLVGVAWFVGVLTEALVFATAGFWFRKYHSLIFVIIAGILYTIRWFFYAAATDPGYIIALQFLHGLTFGIFYTAAFDYVTRLIPRLLQSTGHLVFFATFFGVSGIVGSLVGGAVMDSFGGNTLYYGLGFMALAGTTSLSIYHIFSYNKVNAQRAQ
- the msrA gene encoding peptide-methionine (S)-S-oxide reductase MsrA produces the protein MAIYKKATFAGGCFWCMVKPFDQWDGVEQVVSGYTGGHIENPTYEQVKAGNTGHFEAVEITYNPEIISYDKILEVYWQQIDPTDDGGQFHDRGDSYRTAIFYHTEDQLPAAEKSKQQLQDSGKFSKPIVTQILPAQRFYPAEEYHQDYYKKNVDEYKEDRKKSGRDEFIKLTWED